From the Rhodothermales bacterium genome, the window GCCTCTGCTGTATGTCGGTGGAGGTACGATCAATTCGGATGCAACAGAAATACTGACGCGCCTCGCACGACATTCGCAGATTCCTGTGACCACCACGCTGCATGGCCTCGGGGCATTTCCGGAGGACGACGAACTCTCCGTGGGCATGCTTGGAATGCATGGCACCTGGTATGCGAACCAGGCCGTTCAGCATGCTGACCTGCTCATCGCGGTCGGAGCGCGATTCGACGATCGCGTCACGGGCAAACTGGACGCCTGGGCGCCACACGCGCGCATCATCCACATCGACATCGATCCGGCCTGTATCTCTAAAAACGTCCCGGCCGACTGCGCTGTAATCGGTGACGTGAAGGCGGTGCTGGGGCAGCTCGAGCCGCTGATGGAGCGCAAGGAGACCTCTGCGTGGCTTGACCAGATCGGCCAGTGGCGGGCTCAGTGTCCGATGGACTTCGAGTCCGACGGCCAGTTGCGGCCACAGTTCATCCTCCAGCGACTTCGGGAGAAGACGGGTGGTCGAGCAGTGGTCGTGTCTGATGTCGGTCAGAATCAGATGTGGGCTGCTCAGTTCTTTCGCTACACCGAGACGCGATCTCACATCACGTCGGGTGGTCTGGGAACGATGGGTTTTTCATTGCCGGCGTCGATCGGTGCAGCCTTTGGCGTGCGCGACCGGGACATCCCGGTCATCTCCGTTAATGGAGACGGAGGGTTCCTGATGAACTCACAGGAGCTTGGTGTGGCAGCGGCGCACGGACTGCCGATCAAGGTCGTCATCATGAATAACAACTTTCTCGGCATGGTCAGGCAATGGCAGGAGTTGTTTCACGAGAACCGTTTCAGCCACACCGATCTCACCGACACCAACCCGGACTTCGTGAAGCTCGCGGAAGCGTATCACTGCGTGGGGCTTCGTGCCACAACGCCTGACGAGGTCGATGCGGTCATCGACGCGGCGTGGGAGGTGAACGATCGTCCCGTGGTGATTGATTTTCGCGTCGTGAAGGAAGAGATGGTCTTCCCCATGGTACCCGCCGGGGCGGCTACGGACGATATGATCACACAGCGCTTCACGCCCGACGGGCTCGCCTGACAGTTTCGAACTCCGACCAGGTTAATCATGGCAACAAAGACACTGACACCGCAGCAGATCTTTCGAAAGAAGGCGGCTGGAGAAAGCCTTCAGCAGGGAGATCCCGAGTCCGTGCATCGTCACGTCATCATCGTCTTGCTCGAGAACAGCATCGGTGCGCTGAATCGCGTCGCCAACATGTTCTCGGCGCGCGGCTTCAATCTGGAGAGTGTCTCGGTCGGACCGACGGACGACGATGGCATCTCACGCATGACCATCGTGACGACGGGCAACGATCGCATCATTGGCCAGGTGTTGCGGCAGCTCATCAACCTCGTCGACACGCTGCTCGTAGACGATGTAACTCAGGAAGAGTACGTCGAGCGCGAACTCTGCATGATCAAGGTCGGCTACACCCGCGAGACCCGAGCGGAGATGATGGATACGATCGAAATCTTCCGGGGCAACGTGGTCAATATCACGCCCGACACGATGACGTTTGAACTGACTGGTCCGACGACCAAGATCAACGCTTTTGTCGGAATGATGGAGCCGCATGGCATCAAGGAGATCGCCCGAAGCGGCCGCGTGGCGATGCGCCGCGCGCTTGTCTTCGGGGACTGAGCTCACACACCATCTCGAATAACACAGAACGGAATACGATGAAGGTTTACTACGAGTCGGACCCGCAGCTGATCGGATCCAGGAAGGT encodes:
- the ilvB gene encoding biosynthetic-type acetolactate synthase large subunit, with product MAGQTMSGAEILIRSLEAEGVEIVFGHPGGAVIKIYDELARLKPSFKHVLVRHEQGGTHAAEGYAKATGKVGTVLVTSGPGATNCVTGIADAYMDSVPIVVFTGQVPTQLIGNDAFQECDTIGVTRSITKHSFLVRDVNQLAATVRAAYHIARTGRPGPVVVDLPKDILLAEAVFDYPETVSLRGYDYAGEAADDQIQQAADLIRDSKKPLLYVGGGTINSDATEILTRLARHSQIPVTTTLHGLGAFPEDDELSVGMLGMHGTWYANQAVQHADLLIAVGARFDDRVTGKLDAWAPHARIIHIDIDPACISKNVPADCAVIGDVKAVLGQLEPLMERKETSAWLDQIGQWRAQCPMDFESDGQLRPQFILQRLREKTGGRAVVVSDVGQNQMWAAQFFRYTETRSHITSGGLGTMGFSLPASIGAAFGVRDRDIPVISVNGDGGFLMNSQELGVAAAHGLPIKVVIMNNNFLGMVRQWQELFHENRFSHTDLTDTNPDFVKLAEAYHCVGLRATTPDEVDAVIDAAWEVNDRPVVIDFRVVKEEMVFPMVPAGAATDDMITQRFTPDGLA
- the ilvN gene encoding acetolactate synthase small subunit, with protein sequence MATKTLTPQQIFRKKAAGESLQQGDPESVHRHVIIVLLENSIGALNRVANMFSARGFNLESVSVGPTDDDGISRMTIVTTGNDRIIGQVLRQLINLVDTLLVDDVTQEEYVERELCMIKVGYTRETRAEMMDTIEIFRGNVVNITPDTMTFELTGPTTKINAFVGMMEPHGIKEIARSGRVAMRRALVFGD